In Candidatus Thermoplasmatota archaeon, a single window of DNA contains:
- a CDS encoding orotate phosphoribosyltransferase-like protein: MKEIDSLIKKALKYKQSGFSDYEIAEELNVSKETASWLLNKGKQKKPEGDLKVGWHSIGVYASRIGCISDALCDVLLEECENRKLDIDTVVGIAINGIPYATFVADNLGLELAVLRPRHDKAGAFSSNYASVTGKTVVLVDDVVGTGETFKSAIKAVNAEKGKPVLCLAVLNKRSQNDINGVPLRALIRARVI, encoded by the coding sequence ATGAAGGAGATAGATTCTCTTATTAAGAAGGCTTTAAAATACAAACAGAGTGGATTCTCTGATTATGAGATAGCTGAGGAGTTAAATGTATCAAAAGAAACAGCATCTTGGCTTTTAAATAAAGGCAAACAGAAAAAACCTGAGGGTGATCTAAAAGTTGGTTGGCATTCTATAGGGGTCTACGCCTCCAGAATAGGTTGTATCTCTGATGCATTATGCGATGTTTTATTGGAGGAATGCGAAAACAGGAAGCTGGATATTGATACAGTTGTTGGAATAGCGATAAATGGTATACCATACGCAACCTTTGTTGCTGATAACCTAGGCTTGGAGCTCGCGGTTTTAAGACCACGTCACGATAAAGCAGGTGCTTTTTCATCTAACTACGCATCAGTAACCGGTAAAACAGTTGTCCTAGTTGACGATGTAGTAGGAACAGGCGAAACATTCAAAAGCGCCATAAAAGCTGTGAATGCTGAGAAAGGAAAACCTGTTTTATGCCTAGCTGTTTTAAACAAACGATCACAGAATGATATAAATGGTGTACCGCTTCGTGCGCTGATAAGAGCAAGAGTAATTTAA